TCAAAACTGCgcatttcaggaatttttttattgtgggaaAGTCAGTTTCTGGGTAGGGCACTAAGCTCATTAATAATCCATAGGTTATTCAGTTGTTTGATGGTTGTGGAGCTTTCAGTGCTCTGACAACAAGGAATAAGAAGCATTTGCCTTAAAGTCCTCTGCTTAGGTGCAGGGAACCTAAaattgcctttgttttctgcagCTCAAAGATCGGACGACTCCATGCCAGTTGTGAACGGCGAGGCAGAAGACGATGCTGACAAGATGCTCGTCGATAGAGAGTTTGCTGTTGTAACAGGTGGGAGTGGACAGTTTCCCGTTAGCCGCAGCAACGGTCCAATGGTCGAAGACACCACACGGCAGGAGGGTGGTTCTGTTGgaccaaaagaaatagaaatctatACGGTCTCAGCAATGCAGACCCCCTGTCGTTGCAAGAACCAGTATGCATGTTATTTCTAACATGAGCGGCTCTCAGTTTTTGCACTTTGTCCAGCGTTTTAAAGAATGTTATGCTATGATTTGCATATGTTGGACAAGTTTATAGACACAGGGAAAAGTGTTTTCGGTGCATTTTATGGATGTGAAAAACAATAAGTGCAATGTTCCTATTTTGATTTGACACTTTTGCTTAATGTGCCTTGTGTAATTTTATGAGGTTGcgcatttttcattttctgacatAAGACGTTGGGCGAATATCCTGAACAAACATCTGTTGCTCGTCATTTCCGAGCGACGGACAGCAGGAGGCCAGCCGGCCGTAAGCACTGGGGGCCAGGTGGCGTGGTTTTGGCTCGTGACCAGTCAGGCCGCTCAGTGCGTTGGCTGCTCTGGTTTGTGTGGCCTTCACACTAAGGCTGCTGAAGTGCTGAGCACTGAGTCTCACGAAACACGTCTTACCGGCTGGGGGGAGTTCAGCACATTAGAACAGTTGAtagtcattttcagtttttaaaaggcaaaggctccatttcttttagtatttaaagatttattcatttagttaATGCTTTTTTGCCCACCATTCTTTTGTTTAGATGACCGTGGAAACACTTCAGCCATTCTCTTTATGTgttaatatatttggaaatagatagtaggtttttttttaagttttattattacGTCTGTATGCTAAATTCTTCACTGGGAATAAAAGTACGTATTTTGTTTCCCAGACATAcgtgaaaaaaatcatttttgttcactaaaatgaaaagaaaatgtgtacatCTTTCTAGAAGCTACAGAATTGTTATGGGTGGAGTCACCATTTTGCCAAAAAATGAAACGAACTGGGTAGATTTTCCAAGGGAAATTCTGATTGGTTACTACATTCAGAGACTTTGGCCAAAGATTAAAAAACTCaaactcagtttttgttttttttttcaagtggcaTTGCTACATGCTTTTAAAATAGCAGAAGTAATCACTCCCTAATCTTCAAACATTAATTCCCTGGGTTTTCAGGTTGAACTTAATGCCACACTTGAACCTAAAGCTGAAAAGGCCACCCTTTATTTAAGCTCAGCTCACCCATGTAACAGGTGCCAAATAACCATTCCCCGTATTTTCCATTGTTTACAACACTCTCTGACCGAATAAACAAAGAGTATGAAGTCGCTGGAGATTGCTCGCAGGAGATGGGTGAGTGGGCGGGGCGGGAGAGTcctggaaggcagaggagggcagagggcgcAGTGGAGGCGCCGTGTGTGAGCCCGTCTCCGGGACGTCCGCTGGTTCCCTGCTCAGTTTTACTGGGTGTCCCATGATGACGTGGGGTCAAAACCAACCTTGATTTTGAGATCGCATAATGGAACTAATCTACTTTAACCGGACACCAGAGGAAAACTGTGCGCACACACAGTGGACATTAAACGAAGAAAGGTTTAGTTAACTCGGATTCCCAAGACCCAGTCGCCTTAACGTAGAATTGTCTTTGCTGGTGGTGTTCTGAGTGTCTTAGTAACTGCCAAGGCCGCCATCCTGCTCACGAGTCTCATCGCCCAGGAaaaggtgtttattttttaaatatatatatatatatataaatgtttcctGAGaacaaattgttttattttttcttttatttcatgtttAGTTCTTGAAACTCTTGTTCTCTAGCCTTGAGTTTAAATAGAAAAGCTGTCATTTAATTTGAAAAGTAAGAATCCATAATCCTCTGAAGAATTTACTACAGCTGTTAAACTATGATTGTCACTTAAATTGCCAGAACATTGGTGATTAATGGAATGTTTAGAAGATGTTTTGTTCATTGAACAAGCGTGATTTTTTGTTAGCAGGAAGATTTGCAGGACTCCCAGAAACCTGTGTGAGTGCAAATGAGAGGTGTAGAGGTGGCGGGACGGAGCGTGAGCCCTTCGCGGGAGTCCCGTGGCTGGGGTGTGTTAGGGTCATGGGACAGACATACACGTGTCCTCATCCTGGAGATCACAGTCAGTGCTTCTGTGTTTAACATCATACCTCACTTCACTAGTGCAGAGCAAGGGGGTAAAATTAACACTCTCAAGCAAGGCAGCGTTTAGATCACTCTTTGCACTGTTTTATGAATTCCTGTGGACACGAGTATTCCTAAGTTTCTACACAGAAAAATGCCTTGTAACTGCCTGTTCCCACGTGCCCAAGCGTTctgactgacttttttttcccgTGAGACTGCCTCTTCTTAGCAGGTGTCTGTACATGCAGATTAAACTGTCAACATTTTTCCAACGTAAGTGGTTTTTTAAAGTGGACCCTTGGATATCATAGTCACTAACCGCTGAACTCAGAAGAAACTCCTCAGAACTGTGCTGTCGGCCCAAGACTGTGCGCGGGATCAGTAGGGTCCGCGGTTCTCCCTGCACTGGCCGCGCTGCTCGCGGCCAGGGCGCCCCGCGGCCCTCTGCGGCGCTGCAGGAAGAGCGCCCCTCCTCTTCGGCGGGCGCGCCCCTGGCCGGGCTGAGGCCTCGGAGAAGCATCCCGCGAGGCAGGAGCCGCCTCGGTTCACGTGCTTCACggacagcttttctttctttccttttttttttcatttcttaaatgaagtttctgttttattttaaccCTCTGTGGGAAGCCTTACGTTCGGTTCTGCTGGACTTTTTCAGGGGTGGTGGTTTTAAAAATTGCTCTTCAGAAGCAGTCTTAAGCTGAGAACAGTTTTGATGGCTTTTCAGCACTGCTGGTATTTTCCGTGCAGTGTGTTTGTcagctgaagttttctttttgttgtttggcTCCCCAACgtaatgaaaatgataaatgtctCGCTCTTATGAGGCAGACGCTactgttgtgttttatttttaaacctacCTATGCGCCATTTTTGTACCTTGCAGGAAGAACTGgtttgtttaaagaaaaggaactaaataaatcctttaaaattgtAGCAGCAATGAAGCGTTTTAtagtctctcctcccctctggttCTGAATTTTGGTGACAGGTGTATTTCTTAATGCAGATATGAAAAACAGTAGCTCCGTATCGAATACAGTGACTAATGGATGTGtcgtcaatggacatttggactTCCCCTGCTCGACACAGCTCAGTGGGATGGAAAGCAGGAATGACCAGTGCTTAACAGGACCTAACGGAATTGGCAGTGGGTTAGTTCCAGGACCGCCATTTCCGCGTAGCGGGGGCTCCCCCGGTGTCAGTGGGGCGGAGGAGCCAGAGAAGATGGTGAGCGCCAGCGCCGAGATGTGCGGGTCCCTGCACCTGAACGGGAGTCCGAGCAGCTGCGTGGCCAGCAGACCTTCCTGGGTGGAAGACATAGGGGAGAATCTGCACTACGGACACTACCACGGCTTTGGGGACACTGCCGAGAGCATCCCCGAGCTGAGCAGCGTCACGGAGCACTCCCGCTccgtggaggtggaggaggggtaTGCCAGCGCCGTGCTGGGCGCCGCGCACCTGTACCACGGCTCCTAGGCCGCGCCGGCCGCCGCGAGGGGCGCCCCCGCCCGGCTGCTTCTGTACCTGCGCCTTCGGGCGGAGCGAGCTCTCGCGtggctgcccccctccccccccccccccgtgaggCCTCGTGGGAGGGGCGGCGCTGCGTCGGGGCGCGGGGGTCCTTCCGCGGGGTAGTGGGCCTCTTTCAGGACGCACTTTCGGAATTTAATTCTTCTGCTGTCAGTCTCAACATTTCCTTTCGAACACTGTCACCGTAAgttgtcatttttccttttgtcaacTTAAGTTGTATCTCATCAGGATAAATTGGAGGCAGTATATGAGGTGCTTGGTAATTGACCCAAACTTGGCACAGCGGCATCGTTTTGGTAAGCTTGCTTTTACTCTTCCCTGTGGAGTTTTGACAGAGGACAGAGATTTCCCCATGCAAGGTACAGCTTTACAAAGATTTCTTGCAGTGATTTGTATGGAGAAAAGAACGTTTGTCTTTTTCCAAGTCTTTTCATTGAAACTTGGCTGCTGGCCGTGTGGTGACGGTCTCACCTGTAGACGCAGTGTTCGGGGGCGTGAGTGGCCCCTTCCCCACGGGGCGGCTGCTGCGCTGGATTTCACTGGCAGCGCGCAGCCGGGGACTGACTGCTGGCGGAGGCGTTCTTGCTCCACAGGTCCTGCTTGGTCTCTAGGGCCTTTACCGCAGGGAGCGGCTGCCTCTATGGGCCGTGGACGTTGCTCTTTGCAGGGACTGTCAGGTCAACACATTTAACTGACTCTTTTGACTcgtgttttcttccttccttgtttttgttttctgggggttttctgcttttaaatatataccaCTCTGTATATCCAGTTAACTGAGAGAATTTTGGGTCTCTCGTAATAAAACCGCAGTAAGTTTGTGGTTTTATAGCAGTTAGCTTCTGTTTAGGCAACTAGTGGTCACACTGCGCAGATAGTGCCGTGGGTTTctacttttctgatttttgtaataaaaattggTGACAATAGAGAAAATGTCAAGTGAACAAACCAATGTTTTACGAGTGctactaacattttgtttttaaactgttctTTACAAATTGAATAAAAACTCTCACACTTGGTTTGTGCCTGCGTCTGCTTCGTCTCCTGGGCGTGTGGGGGGGCCAGGGGAGAAGTTTACTCTTTCCTTTCAGGGGCCTTTGCAGGTAGTTGTGGTGGCTGTACACACCGGCAGAATGCTACAGTGGTAGTTTTGTAAAGGTTTGTTGCCGTGTTGAATCGGAACCCATATGGATGAATTTCTCATACTCAAGTTACGTTAAACCTGTTCATATTGTACTTTAAATGGACCTCTAATCCACGCATGATTTTATAGCGTCATGCCTTAGCTAGTTGGAAACTAGGCTATAACTGAGTCTGCAGATCTGCCAGATGTTGAAACACTTCATTTAATAGTAAAACGCTCATTAATACCACTAACAGTCTCATAAAAGTCAAAAGCCAGAAGCTGTCAAGTACGTGGTGGTGGATATAAGTTTTGCAAATTACCATTTTTGTCGGAAAGCTCCAATTTTATCATTAGCCACAGatactgtcagttgttttccttgaagtggtgagctcacttaattttttttaggtcGTGTCTGCCGGAGACCCAAGCTTTAATAACCAAAGTTTGTCAATCATTCTTTCAAATAAAGATGATGTTTCCGGAAAGAAAGCAGCTGGTTACACTGTGACACAACCCGCCAGACGAGTGCTTTTCTTGGAGACAACTACTGTGCTTCGTATGTGACAAATCCTTTACAAACGTGCTTTCCATTTCATCACACGGGACATGTACTTGGTGGTtgaagtgaaataaattatttctactGCATCCAGGACATTCTCAAGTGAAACTGGCCTTTTTAAACTATCCTTTccgtcccctccccaggccttggACAGAGCCTCTCTTCTCCCCAGGAAGGTCACCAGGCCCTTTGAGGAAGGAGACACTCCCGCCAGGAAGGGATGCTGGTGACCGTGGAGTCACCTCCAGGGCACTGTCCTGCTGGTGGGTCTCGCTCACTTGTCTCTTTCTTCCAAAAGACCCCGCTTTCCTAGACTGTTTGGTCTGAGCTGGATCCCTAGTTGTGGGAGGAGTATGTGCTGAGCCCCAGGAAGGGGAGAAGGCGGTGATCCCCCCTTAGTTCCTGCATAAATGACGAAGCGGTTTATCCCTGCAGGGGTGTGGTCTCTGTGTTTGGTGTCTCTCCCTAAGACAGAACCGCAGAAGAAAGATCACTGCATCATAGTTTATGACTGTCTCCAGGGCTCTTGGTACGCATGGCCAGCTTGGTCTCGGAGAGGAAGACAGTGCTTAAATTCCGGCacactcagttttttaaaaaatgctcatgtCGGGGCAGGGGTCGGGAGTGGTGTTGGGAGGTAATTTTGGCTGTGATGATAAGCAAGGCGAGTTGGGTGCTTGTAGGTTCTGTACGAGAGTGACAACTAACTCTTCCTTTCTCAGACCCCATCGCAGAGTATCTCACAGGTACCTGGTTGGCTGGTGTTCGTTGCTGAAAATTAAGTGACAGGGGTCCTGGGCATGTTGCAAATATTTAAGTCTTAAAAGGAGGCTGAGAGTGCCTCATTCCTCCCCAGACACAGTAAGGGTTCACCTAtctgatgaaaaaaaatatatggccAAGTCATGGAAGAAAcctcttttaaaaagaagctgaaaagtggtgcagagagaaggggaacGAGATGACAGAAGGATTAACATTTCACAGAAAGTCTGGGACCAGATAGAGCCAAGAGTAATGTGCGTCCAGGATTACAGAGTCAAGGATGGGACCCTCTGTGGGGTGCCACCCTCATGACTAATGATTGAAGCTCCCAGAAAGCCTTAGGGGAAACAGCGGTCCCTCTGATTTACCCCAAATGCCCACCACGTCCAGTCTGCCTTTAATTTCATCACTTTATTCAAATTACTTCCCTTATGAATCCTAGAAGCCAGCGTTAAACTGGCTCCTTGACTGAGTGTGGGTTTTTAAAGTTGGGATGGTGGCGTTGAGAGTATAGCAGCTGCTTTTGAAACCGGAAAGGGAGTAGTTCACCTTGCGAGGGGCAGCAATGGAAGAGAAGATCGAGATAcactgaaaaagaacagaaagtgcAGTTCAGGCTGAGCCCTCGGATTTGCTGAAGTCACCTGTGCAGTCGCACAGGAAGCCATCACCTACGCCCTCCTGCCCTGCTTTTAATTTCTGAATGTAAAGCACAAAATCTTTTCTCTGAAGCTTACTTACAGAAAGTGACAGGATGTGTTTCTACCAAAATCAAGAGTTCACCCTTGACGTGATAAGACAACTCAGTGTTTGTGATGAATGAAGATGTGCAGGTTTTAGAAAGAAAACGAGGGGCGGGTAAAGCTCCGCAGCAGAGCACACGCTCAGCGCTCACTGGCTCCAGGCCcgtccccagctcccagcacctccacgcATTGGGCCACTGCGGACGCCCACTTACCAGGCtccattaaaacaacaacagcagcatTGTAAATGCTTGATGAATTACTcgtaaaaaatacattaaaaaaaaaaaaaaaaggacggaACAACGTTCTCCAGTGCCTGCCAGTTTTGGTCTTCATGTGGAGCCAGGTAggtgggtggctgcagtggcaACAGGGCTTCCAGAATCAGTTTCTTAAAGCCTCAGTACTTTTTTATGGGACAAAACATTTTCACCTGAATTTAAACAAGGGCTTGACTGTAATTTTAAGCCAGTCAGTAAAGGAGCTCTCAGTTACAGTGTTTTTATAAACTCTACCCCCCACCTACGTTACTTTTTCTGTGACTCGAGTGCGCCGTCCAGTTTTCTGCTGCACggccttttttattgaagtacgtaagcttttgtacagcatcGGTCCTTTCACGCACATCACACATTTTGACCTTTCTATCACTTGCTTTTTAACTTTGTTCTCATGTCTTTAAACTATAAAAGATCTCTGTCAAATCTGGCCCCTTTGGTGGTTTCTgggtttaatttcttttataaaattactttccCAGCCACAGGAGTTCAAAAATATTCTGCTACATATTCTTTGACTTCTTGCATAAGTTTGCCTCATATCCGGTTGTCTTGCTGACTTCTAGTGTGGTATTTTTCCGGTTAAGGCTTTCACATTTTGTAGTCATACCTTATACCATACAtgaaaattagctcaaaatgaattaaaggcttaagtgtaagatctgaaaccatgaaactacAAGAAAACATGGGGAAAAGCTTTTTGACATTGATCTCAACAGTGATTTCTCAGATATGACTCTAAAGGCACAGGCAGCAAAAGCGAAAACAGACACGTGGCGCAGTGTCTGACTCAGACACACACGGCTGGGGAGTAACCAGCCAGCGAAGGGGCGTCTGTGGGCTGGGAGAGAATACGGCAGACCACACATCTCATAAGGGGTTAACTTCCAAAATACGTAAGGAACCCCTGCAGctcaacaacagaaaacaacctgattttaaaatgggcaaaagacctgaacagacttTTCTCCAACGAAGACATACTAACGGTCAATAggtccatgaaaagatgctcagttttttcttttttttgctagtcatcagggaaatgcaaatcaaacccacagtaAGGTACTGACTCACACTGTTAGGTTgcgtgtttttgtttttattttaagtgttgGCAAAGTCATGAAGAGATTGGAAGCCTTGTACTCTGTtggtggaatgtaaaatggtgcagctgctgtggaaacagCGTAGAGATTCCTCAGAGACGTACAGGTAGggctaccatatgacccagcagtctcGCTTCTGGGTATGTGTTCAAAAGATTTAAAGTAAGGATCTTGAAGCCCTGTCTGCACCCCATGCTCAGTGCAGCACTAATTGCAATAGCCCAAATGTGCATCAGCGAACGACTGGATAAGGAAAATGCAGCCCGTACATGAAGTGGGAGATTATTCAGACTCTTCCGAAAAAAAGAAGTCCCAGCATTGGTGACGACGTGGGTGCGCTGGAGGATGTCGCGCTAAGTGAGGTCAGTCTGTCAGGACGAGAACTGCGCGTTCCTCGTCTGCGTCTGCGAGGCATCTCACATAGACGCACGCAAGCGGACGGTAgactggagggggaggggcggggcgggggcggggctccgGGAATGACGCCACCGCTGGCGGGGGGCGTGGCCCCGGAGGTCGGCTGGTGTAACGCCGCGCCCGCAGTTAGCGGAGAGCTGCCGTGCGCTGGAAAGCCCGCGAGTCTGTGCGTACGTCCAAGTTCGCCAAATCGTGAACATTGACGTGTGCAGGCTTTTCTGtaccaattatacctcaataaaagaacaaagttaaTTTCTAGccaagttttttaaaatgaaactaatgataatttgttttttctttggcTTATTTGTGCACTCAGTTTCCTCGCTCGTTGCTTTGAGTGAAATGTCCGCGGCCGTGTTCCGTAAAGGAGCATGTCCACGTGGGCTTCCGCCTCTGCGGCCCTCAGGGTTCCGTCGTCGGCACCGCGCCTGTTGCCGGGTCCCGGGAGATACTTCCGTTACAGTCTTTGAGTTCTACTGCCGTGTGCACCGCGTGTGACGGGGAGGCCCGACTTCGTCAGATGCACGTGGCCGTGTGGTGAGGGGTGAAATCGCACGGCTGTTCCTGCTCTAGCGCGTGGGGTGGGGTGAGTGGTGCGCGGGCTCCCGGGGAGGAAGCCGCCCCGCGTCCTGGGGTGGACACCTCTGATCGCGGCGCGTGTCCCTAACACAGCCTCGCGGGGTTCGCGGCGTGCCTGCCTCTGTGTCGCGAGGAAGGAACGTCTCGGCTGCGGGGGGAGCTTCGCTGGGTTGTTTGTGAAGATTCTGTGAAATGACCAGCGCTCTGTTCTTCTCTGTTCTGGAACAGTTTGTGTAAGGGGGGATTACATGTTCCCGGATCTCTGGTAAAATCACTTGGAAAATCATCTGGCTTTGGCTGCGTTCCACCTTTTTTTGGTGGCGGTCTTTGCTTTTCACAGGGTTGTGTGGCTGGTTGTGTGGCCGTCAACTCAGGCTCACTCTCACTCGGTGGGTGAATTTTTCCACAGAGTCATTAATTTCATCCACATTTTCAAATTGACTCACAAAAAGCCGGCAATTGTTTATACAGTCCTTTCCATCCCCCGCGCCTCTGCCGTTGCCCCTCTGCTCTTGCTCCTAAATTTGACTCTATGTTTTCCCTCTCGGTTGCCCTGCGAGTCAGGCTTGCCAAGAGCTTGGTTTTCCTAAGTGCGTTTTTTAAATAACCAgcttttggtatttttattagtTCAGGGGCTTTTTTCTGCACTTGATTCATTCTGCCACCTAATTTTCTCCTTCTTACTCtcttgttcattctttttctggtttcttctttttttcttgaattacagttgatttataacacggcgttggtttctggtgtacaacacagtggcCCCGTTCTATGTACACATCTTCTTCAGATTCCTTCCCATCGCGCCTTGTCGTGAGGCGCCGAGCGCCGCTCCCTTGCTGTGCGGTCAGACCTTGTTTATGACTGACAGCGAACGCTCAGCTCGTTTATTTCAAACTTTCCTGCTCAACAGTAAAATTATGGGCAAAGctataaaattttctttgcttATGACTTTAACTTCATCTTAAAGGTTTTTAGATGAAATGTactcattttattgatttctgtataGCGAGTCACTTACAGGGTAATCTGCCTTTCGATctgggaattatttttaaagtgctttcaaaTTTTCAAGTCGATGAGTGTTTGGGTTCTTGTTACTCATCTCCAGGTTAGTGGGTCTGTAAGAAGTCTGCTTTTCACAATTTACGAAAACCTCCTTTGATATCAAGGAACAGGgaaatttctgttttcataaGAAGAGGCTgtcacacacacgcagacactcACCTGTTGATTCTTTTGTGAATGCTGAGCGTCTGTTTGCTTCCATCTTGGCTGGGGTGTGGCGGATTCCCCCTGGCCCTCTGGTCTTTGGCCTGGTGTGCGTGGTTCAGTGTGCTGCCTGTTTGCCTTTATGGGTGGGCTGTTCTTTTTTAACTTTGCAGCAAACCCCTCTGCCTAGTTGGTGCGTAGATGCGGCgtccctccagccccatcccccttctctgccctggGGGTGGCCACCGTGGACGCCAGTGGGCCACAGCGGGTGGAGGAGGCCCTGCCCTGACCGCCCCAGCTGCTTCCTTTGGGTTTGCCTCAGGTCGCCTCCTCTCAGAGACCCCTTCACtgactcactctctctctctctccctccgcGTCTCGGGTCCCAGTaacctgccctcccccaccctttcagAACTTGGAGAAAGAAGGGTCCTGTGGTTGGCAGCCACCGAGTGTCCCCCGTAGTGCCCAGGCCCTTGCCCCACCTTGGTAAACAGCCCTGTCCCTAAGCCCTCCTCCAGCTGTCCAGGTTGGGGAGCCACCCGTGCCCTGTCCTCTCCCCTTTGGTCCTCGGGTTCCACTGTCCCGCCCGTCTGTTCTCCTGCATCTGCCTGCTCTGTTGCTTCTTCACTGCTTTTCCGACTGTCTCACAAAAATGACATAGTTCAGtgtcattctgttttctttttactctaaACTGAGTGCCGGGGAGGAGGTACAGGTGCCCCTGGGGTGACGTGCAGCGTCCTGACCAGGGTGAGGGTTTCACAGGTGTGCTCACTGGTGACTTGCTCAGACCACACAGCAGTGGTCCGTTCGCGGTGCGTGTGCCGTGACTCAGCGAACATGCGGACGCGGAGCCGAGTGTGCAGCTGTCCTGTGATGCTGACAGCCCCCAGACAGCAGCAAGGAGTCCTTCTTGGGTCCGGCGGGGGCCTGTTGTTGCCTCGGTGTGAGGACAGGGAGCCGCTCGCTCCTCAGTGATGGTACAAGCGGCAGCTGAGAAATGTGTTCACTTTGTCACTTAGTGGAGGAGCACATGGGCCCTCAGCCCCCGCTGGGGCGAAGGCTGGGGCGAGGCTGGGGAACCCGGGCTCTCCTGCCAGGGCCCGGCCCGGCGTCCCCTGCCCACATGCGCCTGGGCGGCCCAGCGGAGCAGAGCATCAAGGTGCCTCATCAGACCAGCAGGGTCTGTCCAGCACAGCCGAGGGGCCGTGAGATGATGGGGCGCCGGGAGGGTCCGAAGCAGGGGCAGTGCCTCTGAGGAAGTGTCCTGAAGGAGGGGTGGACTTGTTGGCCTGGGAGACCCCGTGGGCGTGAATCCAAGGGTGCAGGACACCgcctggtggggagggagtaCCCCTGGTTTGTCTCGAAGGGGGGGGCCACCCCCTGCACTTAGAAGTCCTTTCTTCTGAAGCAGGTGGGAAGCAGCAGAACTTCAtctccctgggctgcaggccctCCCCTTCTCTTAATGGAGAAGCGGGGCACCCAAGCCACCATGTGTTGGGGGCACCCCCACTggctcccctttccttctctgccaaCAGCCCACCCCTCAGCAAGCTGGCGGGGAAGGACGGAGGCAGGGTAGCAGGTCCGGCCGACGTCTTCCCGGACCCCCTACCCCCGTCTATGAGCCCCACTTGCCAGCCTGGGGTTCCGAGTTCTGGCTGCCCACGCAGCGCCCTCCCTGGCTTCAGCCCCGAGCATCTGTCTGCTTTCTAGGAGGCTGTCAAACCCAGTCATCCTCCTGTTCCCTGTCCGGGCAGCAACAGCCTCATACACTGGCTCCCAAAACTGGAGGAACGCCCTTGACCTCCCTCCCCCTCGCCTCCGGGAGCCACTCGCGAAGTCCAGGCGATTATAATCCCGAGTGTTTCCGGAATCcgtcctcccctccatcccaccaAGGCTGCCTTCGTCCAGGCTCTGTGGTCTCTTCCTGGGCTGAAACTGGCTCTTCACCAGAATGCTTCTACCTCCACGACTTGCACGCACGGACAGAGTCCTCTCTGACCACCCCCAGTGCGGCTGTGATCGTGGTGGGTTCAGGCCCTTTAATGAAGAGCTGAGCACAGATTCCTGCTTCATCTCCCCTTCTCCCGGGGTGGTGGGGAGGACGCGGAGGGGCTGCCCACGCCTCCATCTTCCCAGCTGGGAAACGAGGGAAATGGTGCCGCTTCACAGAGCAGTGCGAGAATTCAGTTAATTAATACTTAGAACATTCTTAAAAGGCACTTGGCTCCTGGAAAGCACTACGTCAGCATTAGTCCCTGCTT
This portion of the Camelus dromedarius isolate mCamDro1 chromosome 13, mCamDro1.pat, whole genome shotgun sequence genome encodes:
- the ANKRD10 gene encoding ankyrin repeat domain-containing protein 10 isoform X2, whose product is MPVLRLCRRRTLECLIQLVRAGATLDVSTTRYAQTPAHIAAFGGHPQCLVWLIQAGASINKPDCEGETPIHKAARSGSLDCISALVANGAHVNLRNASGLTAADIAQTQGFQECAQFLLNLQNCHLNRFYDNGPLNGGHPNLLTSHVSVGANRKRCLEDPEPFGVKKARTTAQRSDDSMPVVNGEAEDDADKMLVDREFAVVTDMKNSSSVSNTVTNGCVVNGHLDFPCSTQLSGMESRNDQCLTGPNGIGSGLVPGPPFPRSGGSPGVSGAEEPEKMVSASAEMCGSLHLNGSPSSCVASRPSWVEDIGENLHYGHYHGFGDTAESIPELSSVTEHSRSVEVEEGYASAVLGAAHLYHGS